The Dermochelys coriacea isolate rDerCor1 chromosome 7, rDerCor1.pri.v4, whole genome shotgun sequence sequence TCGATGTAATGGAAGGCTGGTAAACTTGAGTAGCTTCTGATGATGTATTTCTTGATGAACTGTCTTCTTCATCATCAGACACCTCTGACTGCATCTTTTTCTCTTCATCAGATAGACGATCCATAAGCTTTAATGTCTCACCACTAATTCCCTTAAAATATTCAATAGAATGTTTACATACCTCCCTAAGCTGATTTTTCCTTACTTTCACTGTTGTCATTGTGAAGGAGGTAGACCTTACCTTTACTGGTAATTTGGAAGGAAgctgtttgatttttcctttgtctAACTGCTCTTGCTTTTGCATTGCTGGTGTTTTTCTAGATATAGCTAGATTTTTTCTGGGTGTATTTTTTATTGGAATCTTAGATTTTACTTCTAGACATggagaagaattattttgttttattttgttgggtttactagcctgtctcactttactCGCTGTACTTTTTTGGACATTATTTTGTGGGAAGACTTCTTTTATTGAACTGGCCTTTATGGGAAGTTTTGATTTTGCTCTACTCCCTACCAACTCCCTTGACCTTTGCTGCTGTCCTTGTACTTTTTGCTTATCTGTTATTCTGTGTCCTTGTGTTGCCCCTGTCCCTTTTCCTGAAGCGCTTTTCATTTTGTTAGCTTTCTGTATGGAACACTTGGGTTCACAATGTTCTTTTAGCTCTACATTAcaggtattattatttgtatggctAGCAGATGAATCcaaattgttgttgttattaaaattatctttttgaaaatcaagtttTTCATTTTGCCTACAGCTTGTCTCGCTAGTAGCTGAACTTGTAATCACTactacattttcattttctaatCCCTGACCGCTGGGCATTGCAGCTTCTATCTTATCTGTCACTTCTCCAGGGCCATCTTTCTTCAGAGTCATCGTGGAAGCAGAAATTCCCATTTTAATAGGTGTGCGCAATTTGGGATCAACTTTAGAAGTGTTAACAGTTGTCGATGATTTCTCCAGAGAGTTACTACCAAGTGTGGCTTCCATACAACCTCCACTGGCCTGGATGATGGGCTTATGTTCAACTGCTGTTGTTTCTACTTGTCTCTCTAAGTTTGTTTCTACAATGCTGTCCCCTGACTGTGGCTGTGTGATGGCAGTTACTGTACTTTTATCCCCttcccccttgtcccctgacttcccttCAGAAGTATGCTCACCAATCTGAAAAAATTGGAGTCTTTCTTCAACAAAATCCCTCTTGCTCATGTCAATTGCACCACTGCGAGTCATCTCAAACATCTTCCCTTCATGAAATGGGAAGGGGTTGGGCTCACTAGTTGGAGTACTTTCATCCGTTGGAGTTCTGGCTGGAGTTGTATCAGGTGTCGTTGCTTGCGATCTGTCTTCTACTGCCAGACCAAATGGCTTAGCCTCATCATCCCTTGATTTAGTTTCAAACACTTCATCATCTCCTCGATTATTGGACCATGGATCAAAATCTAGACTTTTGGTAGCTACTGTTTTAAAAGGTGTTGCAAATTCTTCATCTACTTTGTAACTGAAATACGAATCAGGAAACACGGTTCTGTCAGGGTGTCTGCCTTCCAAGGTGAAAAACTGTGCACCTGACTTCTGCTCAGTCTTATCTGCATTCTTTTCAGAACTTGGACCTTTTGAAAGTGCCTTGTCTTCTTCAGCGCCtatctttccttcctcctcaaTAACTTCCAGCTTACTTTGGCTAAAGCAACGATCAGTCTGTTTTAAAATGCCCTCTGAGGTCCATATATCCTTTTTGGTTTCTACTGCTGGACCTGCAAGTTTAGAATCACTCTCAGTTAAACCATCATCTTCATCTTGTAAATCATAACCATCGAGAGAGTCAATTTCAGTTGCATCTGTATCATGAGAGAATTCTGCAGTGGTTGCTATGGAACACTCGGTGATAGACTGGTCATTAGTCCCATTTTGTGCTATGTCATTCTGGGGTGACTCAAGACCAATGTCAAACTCATTAGGTTTTCCAGAACCGGGATCCCCTAACTCTTTCTGGTTCTGACTGTTGTCAGAAACTTTGGGTTTTGAGGCTTCTTTCTGGTCACCTTCaacttcttttaatttaaaagtatACTTTTTTAATGGAACTGGTTGATAGAGTGATTCATCATCACTAGAGTCACTGACATCTGCTCCTGGTGGCACGGGGGAAGGTGGCTGTACTCTTATGACTGGTTCAGCCAGTTGACATTTGTCGTATTCATCTTGCAGATTTACTTCTATCAGCTCCATTTCACTCTCAGGGGAATAACGATGATTCTTTTCTGAATCAGACTGATCTGCATCTAATGGTGGAGGAGGTGGGAATTCAATGTAGGCAACTCTGTTACTTTTGGGTCTTTTGTTAGAATCTTTGTTTATATTATTAGGCAATATTTTGTCAATTTTTGGTGCTTCCACTGCTATGTGTTTTACAGAAGTTGACTTAGCCTCTGCTTCCTCTTCTGATTCCTCAGAAACCTCAGGTATGGGACTGGGCTTGCCTGGTACATAAGCTATTAGTGAGTCGGGTGTTTTAGAGGTAAACTCATAACTCACTTCCTCTGAGCTGGGTGTTTCTGGTGTTAAAGGGCTTTTCCCAGAACTATCTATAAAGGATACTTGTTCTAGTGTATCATCTTCTGGACTACCTTGTGGAGAAGGCGGTTGTTTTTGCTGTCTAGCTGTATAAAATGTCCCCCTAGTCTCTTGTACTGTCTTACTTTCCTGacttataattttttttacatttccttgTTGCACCTCCTTTTCATACTGCTTTCCTACTTGAACAAAACTGACATACACTGGCAAAGTCTTTATCTCTTTCACTCCCTCACTATTTACTAAAGGTGCAACTTTATCCAAGTAATCAATGGGACTAGGGTCAAATACCTCACTTGAAGGAGATTCCTTTCCAGGACTAAAGTCTAAAGAATCAGGTGATTTGCTAGGGGATATTTCAGTTTCCTCCACAGGAGGACTTAATACTATGGAACCTTGTTGCTTGGTAACTTTAgtgacttttgaatgctttatTTTTTCATCTTCTACATAATCAAATTCTCTCTGAACTTGCTCCTTAATCATAGTTGATCGGGACACTTTAGCTGACAGTTCATATACTGCTTTTTTTGACTGATCATAAACACTATCAAGAATGGTAGGAGATGAAATTCTTTTCTCCTCAGAAATTCTGACTGGAATGTGGGACACAGTCAATTcctttctttttgaagttttatcTGTCATTTCATTGGTGTATTCCCCTTCTCTGACAACAAACTCTCTGTACAGAACCTTTTTTGATGGAGATTTTACAGTCATTTCCTTCACCTCCTTTGAATGAGATCCATGTGTTGGCAATTTGTGTTCACACTCTGTCACAGTGATAAATTCACTCTTTTTGTTAGTTTTAGTCTCAgcatagtcaacatggttttctTTTACCATATCTTGAACAAGTACATGggaaagtttttctttttgtgcttTATGGTTAGAAGCTCCAGGACTTTCCCATGTTCGATAGATTTTTTTGTCCCATTGTCCCTTAGCTGGTAAGTCTGAGCTATATGCCAAGTCTTTAGCTTGCTGTTCAGAAGTATATTCTAGCAGACTTTTACTTGATGTTTCAGTGCTCTGTTCCTGTACCTCTGAAGCACAAATGTCTTCTATAACTTTTCCTTTACCTTGGACATTATCTTCTTTCAATTTCATAGTAGTAAATTCTTTTTGCAATGATGTATTTCCTTCTGTCAGATCTATTAGCTTTGGGTGCTTTTCTCTTGCATAAAACTGATACACTGGTAGTTTGCTTTCTTGCAATTTCTTTACTGGAATTTTGGATTGActatcttcctttttttcttgagaTAGATCTTTAGTCCTTGGACTTATACTTTGTTCAAATTTAAGTCTAATGGAATTAAGCTTGGATTGTTTTAGCTGAAATCCAGTCTGTGAAGCTTCAGTTGTTTTACTCTGCAGAGCATTTCCTTTGTGTTCCATAGTTTGTTTACAGTCCCCTGTTTGTTGAGCAAGAATCCTTCTTTCAGGACTGCTGGGCAAACTTGCTGCTTTTCTTTCATCGACTTTTGGGGAACACTTTCCATCATGCCCATACTGCTGTACTTTACCCCAGTCATCACTCAATGTCACTATTTCAGTGAGCAGTACTTTTtcagggctgctgctggcagagctgtgactaGAATGCATTTCTTTGCCATTTTTTTTATGTTGCTTTTTCTCTGGAGATTGTAGCTCATCATTCAACTTTTCTGTTTTGTCCCGAAAAAACTGTGATACTTCAGTCAGTTTTTCTTCTGCCTCCTTAACAGTCCTGTCCACCCTGTCTTCATACATCATCTTTTCTCTACCTCTGTCTAATCTGTCCTCGGTAAAGCGCATCCACATGGCATGTTTTGGACTACTAACATCTCCAGTGTAGTGTAACACTGTCACTTTATCATAATGATCATCTTTAGACATTTTACCTACACCATTTTCGGACACATCTTTATAGATTTTGGAGAGAATTTCTTTTTTGGGGGCAGTGGCTACTTTTTCTCTGCATTGTTTATCAGACCCCTGTAACTCTGAACTAAGCGGTAGAGCATGGTCAGTAACTGACTCCTCAGTATCAGAATGAGACACATCTAGCTTTTCTGAAAGAAGCATTTTCTCAGCAAACCTGTAAGACTCGCCTCTTAATTCTGACAACTCATCATCATGGTATTCAATTGAGTGTTGACTCAAAAGCTTCAGTGTTTTGTAAGAGTCATCAGACAGGAGTTGAGCAGAACTAGGGCGACTGTCTTCTTCCTGAGACACAGGAGTGTTTACTCTAGAAGATTCCAGATAAGAAGGAAGTGACTCTTCAGCTGTTAGCTCTTCTTCTTCTTGCTGACCTTGTTCATCAGAACAAGGAAAAGTATCATGTTTTTCCAAACCTTTTAAGTTAATATCTCCCCGAGGTAAGTCTTTCTGATATACATACAATTCTTTTTCTGGATGCTTTTTTGTTTCTCTAATAATGACTTCAGTAGGTTCAGCTTGATTACCTTTTTCAATATGGACCTCTATTATACGCTCCAGTTTGGGTTTCATTTTGCTTTCCTTCTCTGCATGTTGTGGTGAAGTTTCAGCAGACTTGCTAACATCTGATGTTACTGACGATTTATGTTCAAACAGACCTGCCAGTTCTTTGGAAGGGTCACGTCCTGATTGAAAGGCTTTCATTATGTCATGAACAGACATTGTTTCCTCAATTCTTTCCGAGGTACTTTCAGTGCATGGAGGTTTATGATAAACCATTCGAGTAGTAGTAGTGATGTGAGTTTCTTCTTTCACCCGGACACCTTTGCTAAGAACACATTTGTGGTCATCTTCTTCACTGCTGCTGGTTTTCATTTGAAATgctttaaccttttctttaataGACTCAGTGGGTTTTTGTTCCAACTCCATTAAAGTAAGTGCAGGTTTCAGTGAAGGTAGCTCCTCTGTTTGCTGCTCTGGAATCTCTTCTGATGATGGTTCATAGCTGCGGATAACATGAACTACTTCAGTTCTTGTTTCTGTAATAACAGGAGGGATGGGTACATCATGGAAAAGTGGTTTTGGCCCTGTGCTTTCAGCACTTTGTGGGGCTGATGGTGTTTTTTCACTTCTTGTTTCAAAGCCACTGTCAGACAAAGGACTTTTATCTTGGTCATGTTGAGAAAAATCATCTGGAGATTCTAAAATAGTATCTGTTCCAAAAAAGGAATCTGCAATTTTACATAATTCTTTTTCTGAAGTAGAAGGCCTCATGGAGGCTGGAGGCATTTTAAGTTTATGTTCCTGTAAAGCAATCACTGGTTTTAAAATGCGTTTTTGTCTCTCttcatcttttttcccctcttcaaaCTTGTACTTTATGTTTGCCAATGAACTACTACCAATATCATTTGTTAAATAATCAATAACTTTTGTCAAATTGTAATCCTTTTCAGATGCAGCTTTAGCTTTAATTTGCCCTTTTTCTGGAACAGGATGGCATGTTATAGCCTGCTGTCTTGCTTCATCAATCTCTTCTGTACTGAACTCTACCCATTCATCTTCAGATAAGTGTCCTTTATCGCTTTTTGACACTCTGGTCGACTCTTTATTTTCTAAACACACATCTTTTTTCAGTATCTCGCTAACTTTTACCAAGTCTTCTTTTACTTTCTCAACAATTTTAAAAGGCTCTTCATCATCAATTCTACCCTCTTTTGTTAGTTCAGGTTGGAATGGCTTGTCCTCCGTTACATCTGTCTGCAATATTGCAGTCATCCTGATTAGGTCCTCTTTCATTTCAGCAACATCTTTCAATATCTCCTGGCTGGACGATAAAGAAGATGGTGTAGACAATTTAAGAGCAGAAGGTGCTAAAAACAAGGATGATTTCATAGGAGATGAAGTTCGATTAAAGTGAGGCTGTGTACGTGTCTCTGTAGTCAATGTTTTACTAGGTGATAGTAATGCAACTGCTGATTTTGTAAGTGAAGACTCTGGAAGCTTCTTTAATGCTGGTTCAGATAAAACATTGACTAGAGAATATACTGGCACTGTTATTGTTGATGAAGTTACTGATGAGGTAGTTGCAGATATTGACCCAAAAGATGTATATAGTGCACCTGCAGAAGGAGTTCTTATTGACTGAAAAGCAGATGGTGTTGAAGACACAAATGCCCTGAGTGGAGAAAATGGCATTGTAGTAGTGGTCGGAAACACTTTCTCAACTGTATCAGCGGCTACATTAGCAGCACAACTTGCAGAATTTGTAGCTGCAGAGATCTTGTCTTGAAACATAGCTGCAGTTTTGGATCCAGTTATTACATTGGCAGAGGATGGATATTTCAGAGGTGACACGGATCCATTAACCAATGCTACATCTGTAGTCCCAGGTATATGTTTCACAGGTGATGATAGAGATGAAGTCATCATGACTTTAGAAGGTGAAACAGCATCAACTGCTGACTTAGCaggagacaccactgactttaaaGGTGAAGTTAAAAGTGGTGATGCTGATGTGATGATAGACTTAAATGGCAAACTTGAAGAATACATGTTAATGTTCGATTTGGGGGATGCTGGAGGTGTCATGGTGATGGATGATCTCTCCAAAAGAGACCCTGCTGTAGTCACTGGAGATGTCCGAGAAGGAAATGTTGAAGTGGATGCCATCCCTTTTAAATTACTGGCTTCTGTTACTGTAGGAGCTCTGACAAAAGAACCAGAAGAAACTTGGATATTATATGGAGGCTGTGATACAACGGTTTTTATTGGTGAAGAGATTGTCCGAAATGATCTAATTGGAGATGCTACGTCATTAACAGATTTAATTGAAGAGGTAGTAGAAGCTCCTAACGTGGATTTGATTGGAGAAGCAGAAGAA is a genomic window containing:
- the ANK3 gene encoding ankyrin-3 isoform X24 — translated: MAHAASQLKKNRDLEINADEENEKKRKRRKRSRDRKRKSDTNASYLRAARAGNLEKALDYLKTGVDINICNQNGLNALHLASKEGHVEVVSELIKRGANVDAATKKGNTALHIASLAGQTEVVKVLVTNKANVNAQSQNGFTPLYMAAQENHLEVVKFLLDNGASQSLATEDGFTPLAVALQQGHDQVVSLLLENDTKGKVRLPALHIAARKDDTKAAALLLQNDHNADVESKSGFTPLHIAAHYGNINVATLLLNRSAAVDFTARNDITPLHVASKRGNANMVKLLLDRGAKIDAKTRDGLTPLHCGARSGHEQVVKMLLDRGAPILSKTKNGLSPLHMATQGDHLNCVQLLIQHNVPVDDVTNDYLTALHVAAHCGHFKVAKVLLDEKANPNAKALNGFTPLHIACKKNRIKVMELLLKHGASIQAVTESGLTPIHVAAFMGHVNIVSQLMHHGASPNTTNVRGETALHMAARAGQAEVVRYLVQNGAQVEAKAKDDQTPLHISARLGKADIVQQLLQQGASPNASTTSGYTPLHLAAREGHEDVASVLLDQGASLSIITKKGFTPLHVAAKYGKIEVANLLLQKNASPDAAGKSGLTPLHVAAHYDNQKVALLLLDQGASPHASAKNGYTPLHIAAKKNQMDIATTLLEYGADANAITRQGIAPVHLASQEGHVDMVSLLLTRNANVNLSNKSGLTPLHLAAQEDKVNVAEVLVNQGAVVDAPTKMGYTPLHVGCHYGNIKIVNFLLQHFAKVNAKTKNGYTPLHQAAQQGHTHIINVLLQNGASPNELTVNGNTALAIAKRLGYISVVDTLKIVTEETMTTITVTEKHKMNVPETMNEVLDMSDDEVRKAYTPEILSDGEYMSDVEEGEDAMTGDTDKYLGPQDLKELGDDSLPAEGYMGFSLGARSASSDRSYTLNRSSYARDSMMIEELLVPSKDPHLTFPREFDSDSLRHYSWAADTLDNVNLVSSPIHSGFLVSFMVDARGGSMRGSRHHGMRIIIPPRKCTAPTRITCRLVKRHKLASPPPMVEGEGLASRLVEMGPAGAQFLGPVIVEIPHFGSMRGKERELIVLRSENGETWKEHQYDSKHEDLNEILNGVDEELDSAEELEKKRICRIITKDFPQYFAVVSRIKQESNQIGPEGGVLSSTTVPHVQASFPEGALTKRIRVGLQAQPVPDEIVKKILGNKATFSPIVTVEPRRRKFHKPITMTIPVPPPSGEGVTNGYKGDTTPSLRLLCSITGGTSPAQWEDITGTTPLTFINDCVSFTTNVSARFWLADCHQVLETVGLATQLYRELICVPYMAKFVIFAKMNDPVESNLRCFCMTDDKVDKTLEQQENFEEVARSKDIEVLEGKPIYVDCYGNLAPLTKGGQQLVFNFYAFKENRLPFSIKIRDTSQEPCGRLSFLKELKTTKGLPQTAVCNLNITLPAHKKTEKSDRRQSFVSLALRKRYSYLTEPGMKTVERSAGATRSLPATYSYKPFFSTRPYQSWTTAPITVPGQTKSGFTSLSSSSSNTPTASPLKSIWSVSSASPIKSTLGASTTSSIKSVNDVASPIRSFRTISSPIKTVVSQPPYNIQVSSGSFVRAPTVTEASNLKGMASTSTFPSRTSPVTTAGSLLERSSITMTPPASPKSNINMYSSSLPFKSIITSASPLLTSPLKSVVSPAKSAVDAVSPSKVMMTSSLSSPVKHIPGTTDVALVNGSVSPLKYPSSANVITGSKTAAMFQDKISAATNSASCAANVAADTVEKVFPTTTTMPFSPLRAFVSSTPSAFQSIRTPSAGALYTSFGSISATTSSVTSSTITVPVYSLVNVLSEPALKKLPESSLTKSAVALLSPSKTLTTETRTQPHFNRTSSPMKSSLFLAPSALKLSTPSSLSSSQEILKDVAEMKEDLIRMTAILQTDVTEDKPFQPELTKEGRIDDEEPFKIVEKVKEDLVKVSEILKKDVCLENKESTRVSKSDKGHLSEDEWVEFSTEEIDEARQQAITCHPVPEKGQIKAKAASEKDYNLTKVIDYLTNDIGSSSLANIKYKFEEGKKDEERQKRILKPVIALQEHKLKMPPASMRPSTSEKELCKIADSFFGTDTILESPDDFSQHDQDKSPLSDSGFETRSEKTPSAPQSAESTGPKPLFHDVPIPPVITETRTEVVHVIRSYEPSSEEIPEQQTEELPSLKPALTLMELEQKPTESIKEKVKAFQMKTSSSEEDDHKCVLSKGVRVKEETHITTTTRMVYHKPPCTESTSERIEETMSVHDIMKAFQSGRDPSKELAGLFEHKSSVTSDVSKSAETSPQHAEKESKMKPKLERIIEVHIEKGNQAEPTEVIIRETKKHPEKELYVYQKDLPRGDINLKGLEKHDTFPCSDEQGQQEEEELTAEESLPSYLESSRVNTPVSQEEDSRPSSAQLLSDDSYKTLKLLSQHSIEYHDDELSELRGESYRFAEKMLLSEKLDVSHSDTEESVTDHALPLSSELQGSDKQCREKVATAPKKEILSKIYKDVSENGVGKMSKDDHYDKVTVLHYTGDVSSPKHAMWMRFTEDRLDRGREKMMYEDRVDRTVKEAEEKLTEVSQFFRDKTEKLNDELQSPEKKQHKKNGKEMHSSHSSASSSPEKVLLTEIVTLSDDWGKVQQYGHDGKCSPKVDERKAASLPSSPERRILAQQTGDCKQTMEHKGNALQSKTTEASQTGFQLKQSKLNSIRLKFEQSISPRTKDLSQEKKEDSQSKIPVKKLQESKLPVYQFYAREKHPKLIDLTEGNTSLQKEFTTMKLKEDNVQGKGKVIEDICASEVQEQSTETSSKSLLEYTSEQQAKDLAYSSDLPAKGQWDKKIYRTWESPGASNHKAQKEKLSHVLVQDMVKENHVDYAETKTNKKSEFITVTECEHKLPTHGSHSKEVKEMTVKSPSKKVLYREFVVREGEYTNEMTDKTSKRKELTVSHIPVRISEEKRISSPTILDSVYDQSKKAVYELSAKVSRSTMIKEQVQREFDYVEDEKIKHSKVTKVTKQQGSIVLSPPVEETEISPSKSPDSLDFSPGKESPSSEVFDPSPIDYLDKVAPLVNSEGVKEIKTLPVYVSFVQVGKQYEKEVQQGNVKKIISQESKTVQETRGTFYTARQQKQPPSPQGSPEDDTLEQVSFIDSSGKSPLTPETPSSEEVSYEFTSKTPDSLIAYVPGKPSPIPEVSEESEEEAEAKSTSVKHIAVEAPKIDKILPNNINKDSNKRPKSNRVAYIEFPPPPPLDADQSDSEKNHRYSPESEMELIEVNLQDEYDKCQLAEPVIRVQPPSPVPPGADVSDSSDDESLYQPVPLKKYTFKLKEVEGDQKEASKPKVSDNSQNQKELGDPGSGKPNEFDIGLESPQNDIAQNGTNDQSITECSIATTAEFSHDTDATEIDSLDGYDLQDEDDGLTESDSKLAGPAVETKKDIWTSEGILKQTDRCFSQSKLEVIEEEGKIGAEEDKALSKGPSSEKNADKTEQKSGAQFFTLEGRHPDRTVFPDSYFSYKVDEEFATPFKTVATKSLDFDPWSNNRGDDEVFETKSRDDEAKPFGLAVEDRSQATTPDTTPARTPTDESTPTSEPNPFPFHEGKMFEMTRSGAIDMSKRDFVEERLQFFQIGEHTSEGKSGDKGEGDKSTVTAITQPQSGDSIVETNLERQVETTAVEHKPIIQASGGCMEATLGSNSLEKSSTTVNTSKVDPKLRTPIKMGISASTMTLKKDGPGEVTDKIEAAMPSGQGLENENVVVITSSATSETSCRQNEKLDFQKDNFNNNNNLDSSASHTNNNTCNVELKEHCEPKCSIQKANKMKSASGKGTGATQGHRITDKQKVQGQQQRSRELVGSRAKSKLPIKASSIKEVFPQNNVQKSTASKVRQASKPNKIKQNNSSPCLEVKSKIPIKNTPRKNLAISRKTPAMQKQEQLDKGKIKQLPSKLPVKVRSTSFTMTTVKVRKNQLREVCKHSIEYFKGISGETLKLMDRLSDEEKKMQSEVSDDEEDSSSRNTSSEATQVYQPSITSKSARDMRTETASLKSKIEKVDSERRRSKRTGPQSPCERTDIRMAIVADHLGLSWTELARELNFSVDEINQIRVENPNSLIAQSFMLLKKWVTRDGKNATTDALTSVLTKINRIDIVTLLEGPIFDYGNISGTRSFADENNVFHDPVDGWQSEASTVHVEPPTPGRRISGELLDRLDDSPDQCRDSITSYLKGETGKVEANGSHIETTTEVKAKSYVQESVNKVGKQSDKETLKPKTRSSVHTEEQILLTAYQKSLEETSKPTVEEPKTSVPVSMKMMSWKTPEESKPRANTQEEAGAATSEQKQGEGYKVKTKREVRHVEKKSYS